Proteins from one Bacteroides zhangwenhongii genomic window:
- a CDS encoding nucleotidyltransferase family protein, which produces MKPTLFLLAAGMGSRYGGLKQLDGLGPNGETIMDYSIYDAINAGFGKLVFVIRKDFEQDFREKIISKYEGHIPCELVFQALDALPEGFTCPADRTKPWGTNHAVMMGADVIKEPFAVINCDDFYGRDSFQVMGKYLAALPEGSKNVYSMVGFRVGNTLSESGTVSRGICSTDAKGLLTSVVERTKIQRLNGEVKYIDDNGEWTATPDTTPVSMNFWGFTPDYFAYSEEFFKTFLSDPKNMENLKSEFFIPLMVDKLINDGTATVEVLDTTSKWFGVTYPEDRQSVVDKIQALVDAGEYPAKLF; this is translated from the coding sequence ATGAAACCAACTTTATTCTTATTGGCAGCCGGTATGGGCAGCCGCTATGGAGGCTTGAAACAATTGGACGGTCTGGGTCCTAATGGCGAAACTATTATGGATTATTCAATCTATGACGCTATCAATGCCGGATTCGGCAAACTTGTATTTGTAATCCGCAAAGACTTTGAACAGGATTTCCGTGAGAAAATTATTTCCAAATATGAAGGCCATATTCCTTGCGAGCTTGTATTTCAAGCGTTGGATGCTCTTCCCGAAGGTTTTACTTGTCCGGCAGACCGTACAAAACCCTGGGGTACTAACCATGCGGTAATGATGGGTGCCGATGTGATTAAAGAACCGTTTGCTGTAATTAACTGTGATGACTTTTATGGTCGCGATTCTTTCCAGGTGATGGGTAAATATCTGGCTGCTCTTCCCGAAGGTTCGAAGAATGTTTATTCAATGGTAGGCTTCCGCGTAGGAAATACCTTGAGCGAAAGCGGTACGGTATCTCGTGGAATCTGTAGCACAGATGCGAAAGGATTGCTGACTTCTGTTGTAGAACGTACGAAGATTCAACGCTTGAACGGTGAAGTGAAATATATCGATGATAATGGTGAATGGACTGCTACTCCCGACACGACTCCGGTAAGTATGAATTTCTGGGGCTTCACTCCAGATTACTTCGCTTACAGCGAGGAGTTCTTTAAAACTTTCCTGAGCGATCCGAAGAACATGGAAAATCTGAAGAGCGAATTCTTCATTCCATTAATGGTGGATAAATTGATTAATGACGGAACCGCTACTGTTGAAGTGTTGGATACTACCAGCAAATGGTTCGGTGTTACTTATCCGGAAGATCGCCAGAGCGTAGTAGACAAGATTCAGGCATTGGTAGATGCCGGTGAATATCCTGCTAAATTGTTCTAA
- the tamL gene encoding translocation and assembly module lipoprotein TamL, with amino-acid sequence MKGIYSNILVGCLIGIMLFSGCSVTKHLPEGEILYTGNKTVIQNKSNTSVGQTALTEIEAALDKAPSTKILFLPIPFKMWMYNDFVKYKKGFGKWMFNRFAANPPVFISTVNPEVRIKVATNLLHDYGYFNGKVTYETLADKKDSLKAGILYTVDMKNPYFIDTVYYERFTPQTLRIMERGRRRSYISPGEQFNVVDLDDERTRISTLLRNRGYFYFRPDYMTYQADTTLVPGGHISLRLIPVPGLPAAAQRPYYVGNGSVYLFGKNGEAPNDSMMYKNLNIHYYKKLQVRPNMLYRWLNYQQFVRNAQMRASNRTRLYSQYRQEQVQEKLSQLGIFSYLDIQYAPKDTTAVCDTLNVSVQATFAKPLDAELELNVVTKSNDQTGPGAAFGVTRNNVFGGGESWNVKLKGSYEWQTGGGEKSSLMNSWEMGLSTSLTFPRVVFPRWGKMEFDFPATTTFRLYIDQLNRARYYKLLSFGGNATYDFQPTRTSRHSITPFKLTFNVLQHQSEEFMEIAQENPALYISLKDQFIPAMEYTYTYDNASTRRIKNPIWWQSTVTSAGNLTSVIYRAFGQPFNKEDKRLLNVPFAQFVKLNTEFRHLWNIDKNNRIASRVALGALFSYGNATIAPYSEQFYVGGANSIRAFTVRSIGPGGYHPAESRYSYLDQTGTFRFEANVEYRFRIYKSIWGATFLDAGNVWLMRKDEARPNSQLELKTFPKQIALGTGVGFRYDMDILVFRLDFGVPLHLPYDTDRSGYYNVTGAFMKNLGIHFAIGYPF; translated from the coding sequence ATGAAAGGAATATATAGTAACATATTAGTAGGCTGTCTGATTGGTATCATGTTGTTTTCGGGGTGTTCGGTGACGAAGCATTTGCCCGAAGGCGAAATACTCTATACAGGGAATAAAACGGTTATTCAGAATAAATCGAACACTTCGGTAGGTCAGACGGCATTGACCGAGATAGAAGCGGCGCTTGACAAGGCTCCGAGTACGAAGATTCTGTTTCTGCCCATTCCTTTTAAGATGTGGATGTACAATGATTTTGTGAAGTACAAGAAAGGATTCGGGAAATGGATGTTCAACCGTTTTGCAGCCAATCCTCCTGTTTTTATTTCTACTGTCAATCCGGAGGTGCGCATCAAAGTCGCCACCAATCTGTTGCATGATTATGGCTATTTCAATGGAAAAGTAACTTACGAAACATTGGCGGATAAGAAGGATAGCTTGAAAGCCGGTATTCTTTACACGGTGGATATGAAGAATCCCTATTTCATAGATACGGTGTATTACGAGCGTTTCACTCCGCAGACATTGCGGATTATGGAGCGGGGACGTAGACGTTCCTATATAAGTCCCGGCGAACAATTCAATGTTGTGGACCTGGATGACGAGCGTACACGTATCAGTACGTTGTTGCGTAATCGGGGATACTTCTATTTCCGTCCCGACTATATGACTTATCAGGCGGATACCACCTTAGTGCCCGGCGGGCATATCAGCCTCCGGCTGATTCCCGTACCCGGTTTGCCTGCTGCCGCGCAACGTCCTTATTATGTAGGCAATGGCTCTGTTTACCTGTTTGGAAAGAATGGAGAAGCCCCGAATGACAGCATGATGTATAAGAACCTGAATATTCACTATTATAAGAAGTTGCAGGTTCGTCCTAATATGCTTTATCGTTGGTTGAATTATCAACAGTTTGTACGTAATGCACAGATGCGTGCTTCCAATCGTACTAGGCTTTACAGTCAATACAGGCAAGAGCAGGTTCAGGAAAAGTTAAGCCAGTTGGGTATATTCAGCTATTTGGATATACAATATGCTCCTAAGGACACGACAGCAGTTTGTGATACGCTGAATGTGAGTGTACAAGCCACTTTTGCCAAGCCATTGGATGCCGAGTTGGAGTTGAACGTAGTAACTAAGAGCAACGATCAGACCGGTCCCGGTGCTGCTTTTGGTGTTACCCGTAACAACGTTTTCGGTGGTGGAGAAAGCTGGAATGTAAAGCTTAAAGGCTCTTATGAGTGGCAGACTGGAGGTGGAGAGAAAAGTTCTTTGATGAACAGTTGGGAGATGGGACTTTCCACATCACTGACTTTTCCCAGAGTTGTGTTCCCACGTTGGGGAAAAATGGAATTTGACTTTCCGGCAACCACAACTTTCCGGTTGTATATCGATCAGTTAAACCGTGCGAGATATTATAAATTGTTGTCATTCGGTGGAAATGCGACATATGATTTCCAGCCGACACGTACAAGCCGTCATAGTATCACTCCTTTCAAATTGACATTCAACGTCCTGCAACATCAGTCGGAAGAATTTATGGAGATTGCTCAGGAGAATCCGGCATTGTATATCAGTTTGAAAGACCAGTTTATTCCTGCTATGGAATACACGTATACGTATGACAATGCTTCGACGCGGAGAATAAAGAATCCTATCTGGTGGCAATCTACAGTGACTTCTGCCGGAAATCTGACCTCAGTGATCTATCGTGCTTTCGGTCAGCCTTTTAATAAAGAAGATAAACGATTGCTGAATGTTCCTTTTGCACAATTCGTGAAGTTAAATACGGAATTCCGTCATTTATGGAATATTGATAAGAATAACAGAATTGCGTCCCGTGTGGCATTGGGAGCACTCTTCTCTTATGGAAATGCCACGATAGCTCCTTATAGCGAACAGTTTTATGTCGGAGGTGCTAACAGTATCCGTGCTTTTACGGTGCGTAGCATAGGTCCCGGTGGATATCATCCGGCGGAAAGTCGTTATTCTTACCTCGATCAGACAGGTACGTTCCGCTTTGAGGCAAATGTGGAATATCGTTTCCGTATTTATAAAAGTATTTGGGGAGCCACTTTCCTGGATGCGGGAAATGTCTGGCTGATGCGTAAAGATGAGGCTCGTCCGAATTCACAACTCGAACTGAAGACTTTCCCGAAACAGATTGCTTTGGGTACAGGTGTCGGTTTCCGTTATGATATGGATATTCTTGTGTTCCGTCTCGATTTCGGTGTACCTTTGCATCTGCCTTACGATACGGATAGAAGTGGGTATTACAATGTTACCGGAGCCTTTATGAAAAATTTGGGAATACATTTTGCTATCGGTTATCCCTTCTAA
- a CDS encoding translocation/assembly module TamB domain-containing protein: protein MKRKWIRWVSWILLTPIILFVILMVLLYIPPVQNLLRREVTAYASEATGMQIQVERIDLRFPLNLLVRGVEVIQQPDTLLSLESLNVRVQAWPLIKGKVEVDEVTLNQVAVNSAGLIEGMKIKGVLGRFFLQSHGVDLSNEIAIINQVDLSDTHVQLVMNDTTTAPKDTTASAPVNWKVDLHQLNLENVSFSMQLPADSMRMAAHIGEASVNDAQADLKNQFYSLKQFLLSGGSANYDTGAAKPVEGFDASHIAVRDIRIGLDSLLYKGRDMNAVLREFSMNERSGLSITSLAGRAYSNDSIISVPGLKLQTPHSEIDLSAHTYWELVNIPTTGRLSANLNAYIGKEDVMLFTGGLPDSFKEAYPFRPLVIRAGTDGNLKEMQISRFTVDLPGAFSLEGGGLLENLADSITRSGTVGLKMTTQNLNFLTALSGEAPNGTIVIPDSMDLVAKIDINGPAYKANLKLREGQGTMDVDAALNTLTEVYKADLKINNLQLHNFLPKDSIYELSLSADAEGRGLDVMSYRSFAKLNLSLDQLHYAQYHLSNVDLIGALKGALVTARLTSDNALLKMTTEAEYNLAHSYPDGKVTMDVTQLDLHELGLMPQPMKHPLAFNFSAEARQNRVFTHLVSGDMKLNLSARSGVEPLIRQSTHFVDVLMRQIDEKALDHAELREALPTAILSFSAGKENPLAYFLATQNISYQDASMKFGTAPDWGINGKAAIHTLKVDTLQLDTIFFTVKQDTTSMKLRAGVINGPKNPQFSFSTAITGEIRDRDAELLVDYKNEKGETGVLLGVNARPLFEGHGKGNGIAFTLIPENPIIAFQKFHFNEKHNWIYLHKNMRVYANVDMWDDEGMGFRIHSVPGDTVSLQNIDVEIRRIRLAELSSVLPYFPEITGLFSAEAHYVQTEKDLQLSAELSIDELTYERQRIGDVTLGATWLPGEQGKQYLNAYLNHDQVEVLLADGKLIPTGTGKDSLEVNTELEHFPLRVANVFVPDQMVTLSGDLDGNLKITGSTEQPLINGELSLDSVAVLSRQYGARFMFDNRPVQINNNRLLFDKFAIYTTSKNPFTIDGYVDFRDMSRPMANLNMLAQNYTLLDAKRTRESLVYGKVFADFRATVKGPLDGLNMRGNISLLGNTDVSYILTDSPLTVQDRLGSLVTFTSFSDTTTVVRQEVPTVSLGGLDMVMMVHIDPSVRLKVDLDASNDNRIELEGGGDLSMKYTPQGDLTLTGRYTLSGGLMKYALPVIAAKEFAIDNGSYVEWTGNPMDPMLNFKATDRIRASVSEGENGGTRTVNFDVSIVIKNRLDNLSFAFDVSAPEDATIQNELTAMGAEERGKQALYIMVMKTYLGTGPIGGGGGGVGKLNMGSALNSVLSSQINSLMGNLKNASVSVGIEDHDLSDTGGKRTDYSFRYSQRLFNNRFQIVIGGKVSTGENATNNAESFIDNISLEYRLDRTGTRYVRLFYDKNYESVLEGEITETGVGLVLRKKLDKLSELFIFKKKK, encoded by the coding sequence ATGAAACGAAAATGGATACGATGGGTAAGCTGGATATTGCTTACTCCAATAATACTCTTTGTAATACTGATGGTATTACTTTATATTCCTCCCGTACAAAATCTTTTACGCCGGGAAGTAACCGCATACGCTTCTGAAGCAACCGGTATGCAGATTCAGGTGGAACGGATTGACCTTCGTTTTCCGCTCAATCTGTTAGTTCGTGGTGTAGAAGTCATTCAACAGCCGGATACTTTGTTGTCTTTAGAGAGCTTGAATGTGCGGGTGCAGGCGTGGCCACTTATCAAAGGAAAAGTAGAAGTCGATGAAGTTACACTAAATCAGGTTGCAGTCAATTCCGCAGGTCTGATAGAGGGAATGAAGATAAAAGGTGTCTTGGGACGTTTCTTTCTGCAGAGTCATGGGGTGGATTTATCCAATGAAATAGCGATTATTAATCAGGTCGATTTATCAGACACCCATGTCCAATTGGTAATGAACGACACCACGACCGCTCCTAAAGACACGACCGCTTCCGCTCCTGTCAATTGGAAAGTAGACCTTCATCAGTTGAATTTGGAAAATGTGTCATTCAGTATGCAGCTTCCGGCTGATTCCATGCGTATGGCAGCCCACATCGGCGAAGCGTCTGTAAATGATGCGCAAGCAGATCTGAAGAATCAGTTTTATAGCTTGAAACAATTCCTGTTGTCGGGAGGCTCTGCCAATTATGATACCGGAGCTGCTAAACCGGTCGAAGGCTTCGATGCTTCTCATATTGCGGTCCGTGATATCCGGATCGGTTTGGACTCCTTATTATATAAAGGTAGGGATATGAATGCCGTACTCCGTGAATTTTCAATGAATGAACGTTCGGGACTGAGCATTACCTCGTTGGCGGGCAGGGCTTATTCTAATGATTCAATTATCAGTGTTCCGGGCTTAAAGCTGCAGACTCCTCATTCTGAAATCGATTTGTCTGCCCATACGTATTGGGAACTTGTCAATATCCCTACTACGGGACGTTTGTCCGCCAATCTCAACGCATACATCGGTAAAGAGGATGTTATGCTGTTTACGGGTGGGCTGCCGGATAGTTTCAAAGAAGCCTATCCTTTCCGTCCTCTTGTTATTCGTGCAGGGACGGACGGTAATCTGAAAGAGATGCAGATTTCGCGCTTTACGGTAGATTTGCCGGGAGCATTTTCTTTAGAGGGCGGTGGGCTTCTTGAAAATCTGGCGGACAGTATCACGCGCTCGGGAACGGTCGGGTTGAAGATGACCACCCAGAATCTGAACTTCCTGACTGCTTTGTCCGGTGAGGCTCCCAATGGGACTATTGTAATTCCCGATAGTATGGATCTGGTTGCGAAGATTGATATAAACGGTCCTGCATATAAGGCCAATTTGAAACTGAGAGAAGGACAGGGTACTATGGATGTGGACGCGGCATTGAATACGCTCACTGAAGTCTACAAGGCGGACTTGAAAATAAACAACCTTCAACTGCATAATTTCCTACCGAAAGATTCAATTTATGAACTCTCACTTTCGGCTGACGCTGAAGGGCGAGGACTGGATGTGATGTCCTATCGTTCTTTTGCCAAATTGAATCTGTCGTTAGATCAGCTTCATTATGCCCAATATCATCTCTCGAATGTTGATTTGATTGGAGCTTTGAAAGGGGCATTGGTAACAGCCCGTCTGACCAGTGACAATGCTTTGCTGAAGATGACGACTGAGGCCGAATATAACTTGGCACACAGTTATCCCGATGGAAAAGTGACAATGGATGTCACTCAATTGGATTTGCATGAGTTGGGATTAATGCCGCAGCCGATGAAGCATCCGCTTGCTTTTAACTTTTCTGCGGAAGCCCGCCAGAATCGGGTGTTTACCCATTTGGTGTCCGGAGATATGAAACTCAACTTGAGTGCACGCTCCGGAGTGGAACCGTTGATTCGGCAGTCTACTCATTTTGTGGATGTGCTGATGAGACAAATTGATGAAAAAGCATTGGATCATGCCGAATTGCGTGAAGCTTTGCCGACTGCTATACTCTCTTTCTCTGCAGGAAAAGAGAATCCGTTAGCCTATTTCCTGGCTACCCAGAACATATCCTATCAGGATGCATCCATGAAGTTCGGAACCGCTCCGGACTGGGGTATTAATGGTAAGGCAGCCATTCATACATTGAAGGTCGATACTTTGCAACTGGATACCATATTCTTTACTGTCAAGCAAGATACTACCTCCATGAAGCTGCGTGCCGGAGTGATTAACGGACCGAAGAATCCGCAGTTCTCTTTCTCGACTGCTATTACGGGAGAAATTCGTGACCGGGATGCGGAGTTGCTGGTCGATTATAAAAACGAAAAAGGAGAAACAGGCGTACTGTTGGGTGTCAATGCCCGTCCTTTATTTGAAGGACACGGAAAAGGCAACGGTATTGCTTTTACCTTAATCCCGGAAAACCCGATTATCGCTTTCCAGAAATTCCATTTCAATGAGAAGCATAACTGGATCTATCTGCATAAGAATATGCGTGTATATGCCAATGTGGATATGTGGGATGATGAAGGGATGGGTTTCCGTATTCATTCCGTTCCGGGAGATACCGTGTCTTTACAGAATATCGATGTTGAAATCCGGAGAATCCGTTTGGCGGAGCTTAGCAGTGTACTTCCCTATTTCCCGGAGATAACCGGACTGTTCTCTGCGGAAGCTCATTATGTACAGACGGAAAAGGACCTTCAACTGTCTGCGGAGTTGTCTATCGATGAGTTGACATACGAACGGCAACGTATTGGAGATGTTACGCTAGGTGCTACATGGCTACCGGGCGAGCAGGGAAAGCAGTATCTGAATGCGTACTTGAATCACGACCAAGTGGAAGTATTGCTGGCGGATGGTAAGTTGATACCTACCGGGACGGGGAAAGACAGCTTGGAGGTGAATACGGAACTGGAGCATTTCCCGCTTCGGGTGGCTAATGTGTTTGTTCCCGATCAGATGGTCACTTTATCGGGCGATTTGGATGGTAATCTGAAAATAACGGGCAGCACCGAACAACCTCTGATTAACGGAGAACTGTCATTGGATAGTGTAGCTGTTCTTTCCCGACAGTATGGTGCTCGTTTTATGTTCGATAATCGTCCGGTGCAGATAAATAATAACCGTCTGTTATTTGATAAATTCGCAATTTACACTACGTCGAAAAATCCGTTTACGATTGATGGCTATGTAGATTTCCGCGATATGAGTCGTCCGATGGCAAATCTGAATATGCTTGCGCAGAATTATACGCTTCTGGATGCTAAGCGTACCCGTGAAAGTTTGGTTTATGGAAAGGTATTTGCCGATTTCCGTGCAACAGTAAAGGGACCTTTGGATGGATTGAATATGCGGGGAAACATCAGTCTGCTGGGTAATACCGATGTTTCGTATATACTGACAGACTCACCGTTGACTGTACAGGATCGTCTGGGCAGTTTGGTCACTTTTACTTCGTTCAGTGATACTACTACCGTTGTCCGTCAGGAAGTGCCGACAGTTTCTTTAGGCGGTCTGGACATGGTTATGATGGTTCATATTGATCCTTCCGTCCGTTTGAAAGTAGATTTGGATGCGAGCAATGACAATCGTATCGAACTGGAAGGGGGAGGTGACCTTTCCATGAAATATACTCCGCAGGGTGACTTGACCCTGACAGGACGTTATACCTTGAGCGGTGGTTTGATGAAATATGCTTTGCCGGTGATTGCAGCCAAAGAGTTTGCCATAGATAACGGTAGTTACGTAGAATGGACAGGCAATCCGATGGACCCGATGTTGAACTTTAAGGCGACCGACCGTATCCGCGCTTCCGTATCCGAAGGAGAGAATGGTGGAACACGTACGGTTAATTTCGATGTTTCCATTGTAATCAAGAACCGGTTGGATAATCTTTCGTTTGCATTTGATGTGTCGGCTCCCGAAGACGCAACCATACAAAATGAACTTACGGCTATGGGAGCGGAAGAACGCGGCAAACAGGCACTTTATATCATGGTGATGAAAACCTATCTCGGTACCGGACCGATTGGCGGTGGAGGTGGTGGAGTAGGCAAGCTGAATATGGGGTCTGCCTTGAATTCCGTGTTGAGTAGTCAGATTAACTCGTTGATGGGCAATTTGAAGAATGCAAGTGTCTCGGTGGGTATCGAAGATCATGATCTTTCAGATACCGGTGGTAAGCGTACGGATTACAGCTTCCGTTACTCGCAACGTCTCTTCAATAACCGGTTCCAGATCGTTATTGGCGGTAAGGTCTCTACGGGTGAGAATGCGACGAATAATGCCGAGTCATTCATCGACAATATCTCTTTGGAATACCGTCTGGATAGGACAGGAACCCGCTATGTCCGTCTGTTCTACGATAAGAACTATGAGAGCGTGCTCGAAGGCGAGATTACGGAGACCGGAGTCGGTCTGGTACTTCGCAAGAAACTGGATAAACTCAGTGAACTGTTCATCTTTAAGAAAAAGAAGTAA
- a CDS encoding ATP-binding response regulator, with the protein MASYRSTKLKITIGYTLLLAILLFSLVFVHREMEALSAADNQQNLRTDSLLALLHEKDRNTIQMLRVLSEANDSLLSASEIEEIISEQDSVITHQRVQHRVITKRDSLLTAPKKKGFFKRLAEVFVPSKQDSAVLVNTSLEVATDTILEPATSKDSLQQKIRMATEEKRLQRKKTIRRTSTKYQRMNTQLTARMDSLIKGYEEEMTQRALQDAEQQQAVRMRSARTISGIAIGAVFLSAFFLILIIRDISRSNRYRRQLEEANKRAEDLLVAREKLMLAITHDFKAPLGSIMGYTELLSRLTRDERQRFYLENMKSSSEHLLKLVSDLLDFHRLDLNKAEVNRVTFNPSQLFDEIYISFEPLTAAKGLTLQSNVASDLNGRFISDPLRLRQIVNNLLSNAVKFTQKGKITLTATYDSSKLTIAIADTGKGMAPSDRERIFQEFTRLSGAQGEEGFGLGLSIVKKLVTLLEGEIDVQSTPGEGSCFTVTLPLYPVGKSVMEGELSESDKGESIQEPATILPMKVIRVLLIDDDKIQLSLTAAMLKQHGIDAVCCEQLEELIEQLRTSVFDVLLTDIQMPAINGFDLVKLLRASNIPQAKTIPVIAVTARSEMDKAALNEHGFAGCLHKPFTVKELLQTINEGQLAADEAHITEDMGSGLMNFSALTAYSEDDPEAACSIIETFIEETGKNVDRMQQALDNEDTDGIAAMAHKLLPLFTLIGASETIAPLKYLESCRGEMFVDEIKQTTLTVLAMVPHIISEAKEYLSYRYPNLFSK; encoded by the coding sequence ATGGCTTCCTACCGTTCTACAAAACTCAAAATAACCATTGGTTACACTTTGCTACTGGCTATTCTTCTTTTCTCGTTGGTGTTTGTGCATCGTGAGATGGAAGCATTATCGGCTGCGGACAACCAGCAGAATTTGCGTACGGATAGCTTGTTGGCCCTTCTCCATGAGAAAGACCGGAATACAATTCAAATGTTACGAGTGTTGAGCGAAGCGAACGATAGCCTTCTTTCTGCATCGGAGATTGAGGAAATTATTTCCGAACAGGATTCCGTCATTACCCACCAACGAGTACAACATCGTGTCATAACCAAACGCGATTCTCTGTTGACTGCTCCGAAGAAGAAAGGTTTCTTCAAGAGGTTAGCGGAAGTATTTGTCCCTTCTAAACAGGATAGTGCCGTACTTGTCAACACTTCTTTGGAAGTAGCTACGGATACGATTCTGGAACCTGCCACTTCTAAGGATTCCTTACAGCAAAAGATCCGTATGGCTACGGAGGAAAAACGTTTGCAACGGAAAAAGACCATCCGGCGTACCAGTACGAAGTATCAGCGGATGAATACGCAGTTGACTGCAAGAATGGATAGCTTGATAAAGGGGTATGAGGAAGAAATGACCCAGCGTGCACTCCAGGATGCGGAGCAGCAACAAGCAGTAAGGATGCGTTCGGCACGCACTATTTCGGGAATCGCTATTGGTGCGGTGTTTCTGTCTGCCTTTTTCTTGATATTGATCATACGCGATATATCTCGGAGCAACCGCTATCGTCGACAACTGGAGGAAGCCAACAAGCGGGCGGAGGATTTGCTTGTCGCCCGTGAAAAGTTAATGCTTGCCATTACTCATGACTTTAAAGCACCGTTGGGCTCTATTATGGGGTATACCGAACTGCTATCCCGGTTGACTCGAGATGAACGGCAGCGTTTCTATCTTGAAAATATGAAGAGTTCTTCGGAACATCTCTTGAAGTTAGTCAGTGACCTGCTCGATTTTCATCGGCTCGACCTTAATAAAGCGGAGGTGAATCGCGTCACCTTTAATCCTTCGCAGCTATTTGATGAAATTTATATTAGTTTTGAGCCTTTGACTGCCGCTAAAGGATTGACTTTACAAAGTAATGTCGCTTCCGATTTGAATGGGAGATTTATTAGTGACCCTTTGCGTCTCCGTCAGATTGTGAACAACCTTTTATCCAATGCCGTCAAGTTCACTCAAAAAGGTAAGATAACATTGACGGCTACATACGACTCTTCAAAGTTGACAATAGCCATTGCAGATACCGGAAAAGGGATGGCTCCGTCAGACCGCGAACGCATCTTTCAGGAGTTTACCCGTTTGTCCGGTGCACAAGGTGAAGAGGGGTTCGGGCTCGGATTGTCCATCGTGAAGAAACTGGTAACTTTACTCGAAGGAGAAATTGATGTGCAAAGCACGCCGGGAGAAGGAAGTTGCTTTACGGTGACTCTTCCTCTTTATCCGGTGGGGAAATCGGTAATGGAGGGTGAACTCTCGGAAAGTGATAAAGGGGAATCTATCCAAGAGCCAGCTACCATTCTTCCGATGAAGGTGATCCGTGTTCTTTTGATTGATGACGATAAAATCCAACTCAGCTTGACGGCAGCTATGCTGAAACAGCACGGCATTGATGCTGTTTGTTGCGAGCAATTGGAGGAACTTATAGAACAACTTCGCACTTCTGTTTTTGATGTATTACTGACCGATATACAAATGCCGGCCATCAATGGTTTTGATTTGGTGAAACTACTTCGCGCTTCCAATATTCCGCAGGCAAAAACGATCCCCGTGATTGCTGTTACTGCCCGTAGTGAGATGGATAAGGCTGCGTTGAACGAACATGGATTTGCCGGATGTCTGCATAAACCATTTACGGTAAAGGAATTGTTGCAGACGATCAATGAAGGACAATTGGCTGCGGATGAAGCGCATATCACAGAAGATATGGGAAGCGGATTGATGAATTTCTCCGCATTGACAGCCTATTCGGAGGACGACCCGGAGGCGGCGTGTTCCATTATTGAGACTTTCATCGAAGAGACTGGGAAAAATGTTGACCGGATGCAACAAGCCTTAGACAATGAAGATACGGACGGGATAGCTGCTATGGCTCATAAACTTCTTCCGCTTTTCACACTGATTGGCGCATCCGAAACAATTGCTCCTTTAAAATATTTGGAAAGTTGTCGTGGAGAGATGTTCGTTGACGAGATAAAGCAAACAACGCTTACAGTGCTGGCAATGGTTCCGCATATAATTAGTGAGGCAAAAGAGTATCTTTCTTATCGTTATCCAAACCTTTTCTCAAAATAA